Proteins encoded together in one Prunus dulcis chromosome 3, ALMONDv2, whole genome shotgun sequence window:
- the LOC117622283 gene encoding uncharacterized protein LOC117622283 yields the protein MMLLKIGGGTAMAVPRRTLWRRPMCLASNVDTEQLRVQLVQLHSEAESARGKANNARLRLLRLSETAENLKRQAAINVQTGKEDDARELLFQKKKVIEALEKSKKRIELLDELSSKLNEAISLKERQLIGNVTLDLEVVRDDTFSPVRIVSPTPDVAEDLEEGKELASNDLKLSNDEEKPLLAESQASIPVELEGEDLREPLNKGAWNEDEIITSLKGITSFEKFLEHLDHQLNKIEAELVTILRISTLVVDSQEKPKFFKVQQIMELLEGIAGIRQRISSIKMANVEIR from the exons atgatgtTGTTGAAGATTGGTGGTGGCACAGCCATGGCTGTCCCTCGTAGAACTTTATGGAGGAGACCCATGTGCTTGGCTTCCAACGTCGACACCGAGCAGCTGCGTGTTCAACTCGTTCAGCTCCATTCTGAGGCTGAGAGCGCCAGAGGCAAag CAAACAATGCAAGGTTGAGGCTTCTTCGACTGTCAGAGACAGCTGAGAATCTTAAAAGGCAAGCAGCAATTAATGTCCAAACTGGGAAGGAAGATGATGCAAGGGAACTACTCTTTCAGAAGAAAAAGGTCATAGAAGCATTGGAGAAGTCCAAAAAACGCATAGAATTGCTTGATGAGCTTTCCTCAAAGCTTAATGAG GCGATTTCTCTAAAAGAAAGGCAGCTAATTGGGAATGTTACTTTGGATCTAGAAGTTGTCAGAGATGATACTTTCAGTCCAGTTCGAATTGTATCCCCAACACCAGATGTTGCAGAAGATTTGGAGGAGGGCAAAGAATTGGCCTCTAATGATCTGAAGCTCAGtaatgatgaagaaaagcCGCTTCTTGCAGAGAGCCAAGCAAGCATACCTGTTGAGCTAGAAGGGGAGGATCTTCGTGAACCTTTAAATAAGGGAGCTTGGAATGAAGATGAAATAATTACTAGCTTGAAGGGAATAACCTCTTTTGAGAAATTCTTGGAACATCTGGATCATCaacttaacaaaattgaagcaGAACTTGTCACTATTTTAAGAATCTCAACCTTGGTAGTGGACAGCCAggagaaaccaaaattttttaaGGTGCAACAAATAATGGAACTTCTTGAGGGTATCGCTGGCATTAGACAGAG AATTTCAAGTATCAAGATGGCAAATGTGGAGATCAGATAA
- the LOC117622375 gene encoding WRKY transcription factor 28-like, with protein MSNEKKNPYQYDPFDYNPHEINRSSFPFFNYGTHSIQDPQNLHGFESDHPNSSFMSFTDCLHGSMDYNTLSKAFDMSCSSSEVISPQLDHENSKNQQAAGAAGVGDHSVGTSTTENPSTPNSSVSSSSNEAAGSHEHEDSEKKKKEKQPKVAVCDEAAGDEEDKSKKGSKAKKKEKRQREPRFAFLTKSEVDHLEDGYRWRKYGQKAVKNSPYPRSYYRCTTQKCVVKKRVERSFQDPSIVITTYEGQHNHQCPATLRGNLNLNAVGMLSPNPLLTSASLNGSARFQHEFLTQFLPMNNQLQLQLQSHHHQDDHQASNSMIYSNLVAPHPHHHHQQHQRQQRQQLHVPDYGLLQDLVPSFGHKQEP; from the exons atgtcaaatgaaaagaaaaacccttaCCAGTATGACCCTTTCGACTACAACCCCCATGAAATCAACAGGTCAAGCTTTCCATTCTTCAATTATGGCACTCACTCCATACAAGATCCACAAAACCTACACGGGTTCGAATCCGATCACCCCAATTCTTCATTCATGAGCTTCACTGACTGCCTCCATGGCTCAATGGACTACAACACCCTCTCAAAAGCCTTTGACATGTCATGTTCTTCATCTGAAGTCATTTCTCCCCAGTTGGATCATGAGAATTCCAAGAACCAGCAGGCTGCTGGAGCTGCAGGTGTAGGAGATCACTCGGTGGGGACTAGCACCACTGAAAACCCATCTACACCAAACTCCtcagtttcttcttcatctaaTGAAGCTGCTGGTTCTCATGAACATGAAGattcagagaagaagaagaaagaaaagcagCCAAAAGTGGCAGTGTGTGATGAAGCGGCAGGAGATGAGGAAGACAAGTCAAAGAAAgg GAGCAAAgcgaaaaagaaagagaaacgGCAGAGGGAACCACGGTTTGCCTTCCTGACTAAGAGCGAAGTGGATCACCTTGAAGATGGATACAGATGGAGAAAGTACGGACAGAAGGCAGTCAAGAACAGCCCTTATCCTAG AAGTTATTATAGATGCACTACTCAAAAGTGCGTCGTAAAGAAGCGCGTCGAGAGATCATTTCAAGATCCATCCATTGTGATCACAACATATGAGGGTCAGCACAACCATCAGTGTCCAGCAACACTCCGTGGAAATCTCAACCTCAATGCCGTTGGAATGCTGTCCCCTAATCCCCTTTTGACATCCGCGTCTCTCAATGGATCAGCGAGATTTCAACATGAATTCTTAACCCAGTTTCTCCCAATGAACAaccaattgcaattgcaattgcaaagCCATCATCATCAGGATGATCACCAAGCAAGTAATTCCATGATATATTCAAACCTCGTGGCCCCTcaccctcatcatcatcatcagcagcATCAGCGGCAGCAGCGGCAGCAGCTACATGTTCCTGACTATGGTTTATTGCAAGATTTAGTTCCTTCATTTGGTCACAAGCAAGAGCCATGA